A section of the Petrimonas sulfuriphila genome encodes:
- a CDS encoding copper homeostasis protein CutC, whose protein sequence is MKTDYKLEICANSAVSCIEAQKGGAYRVELCAAIPEGGTTPSYGDIAIARELLHIKLNVIIRPRGGDFLYSALEHKIMLKDIEICRKLGVDGIVIGCLTEEGDVDTERCRELMAAAGEMDVTFHRAFDQCRDPFASLEDIVSLGCSRILTSGQQPKAEQGVELLKKLVQQAGERIIIMPGSGINENNIATIARETGAVEFHLSAREAVESKMKFKNSAVSMGGTNITINEFEQLITSAQKVKDTRTVLNIK, encoded by the coding sequence GTGAAAACGGATTATAAACTCGAAATATGCGCTAACTCTGCCGTAAGCTGTATCGAAGCACAAAAAGGCGGTGCTTACCGGGTGGAACTTTGTGCAGCAATACCGGAAGGCGGTACAACACCGTCATACGGCGATATTGCCATTGCGCGGGAACTGTTGCACATTAAGCTTAACGTAATTATCCGTCCACGCGGCGGCGATTTTCTTTATTCCGCGCTAGAGCACAAAATCATGCTCAAAGATATCGAAATATGTCGCAAACTGGGTGTTGACGGAATTGTTATCGGCTGTCTCACGGAAGAGGGCGATGTAGACACGGAACGCTGCAGGGAGTTAATGGCGGCTGCAGGGGAAATGGACGTAACCTTTCACCGGGCATTCGATCAATGCCGTGATCCGTTCGCAAGCCTTGAAGACATTGTTTCTCTGGGGTGCAGCAGAATCCTCACCTCGGGACAACAACCCAAGGCGGAACAAGGAGTGGAGTTATTGAAAAAACTGGTTCAACAAGCCGGAGAGCGCATCATCATTATGCCGGGAAGCGGGATTAACGAGAACAACATTGCAACGATTGCCCGGGAAACCGGGGCGGTAGAATTTCATCTTTCTGCCCGTGAGGCGGTGGAAAGTAAGATGAAATTCAAAAACTCAGCCGTTTCAATGGGGGGGACAAACATCACGATCAACGAATTTGAACAATTGATTACCAGTGCCCAAAAAGTAAAAGACACACGGACTGTTTTAAATATAAAATGA
- a CDS encoding urocanate hydratase, which yields MKITLSSELPHYPTFKEGIRRAPDRGFRLTPAQAEIALKNVLRYIPCELHKKLAPEFLEELWTRGRIYGYRYRPEGDLKAKPIDDYKGNCVEGKAFQVMIDNNLCFDIALYPYELVTYGETGQVCQNWMQYRLIKMYLEQLTQEQTLVVESGHPLGLFKSKPDAPRVIITNSMMIGQFDNLPDWEIAAQMGVANYGQMTAGGWMYIGPQGIVHGTFNTLLNAGRLKLGIPQDGDLRGHLFVSSGLGGMSGAQPKAADIAGAVSIVAEVDYSRIETRHSQGWVHKITGDKQQAFAWARESMAHKKPLSIAYHGNIVDLLEFAEAKNIHIDLLSDQTSCHEPYTGGYCPAGIPFDERTRLLEEDRTRFHELVDASLRRHFNVVRKLVANGTYFFDYGNSFMKAVYDAGVIEISKNGVDDKEGFIFPSYVEDIMGPELFDYGYGPFRWVCLSGKHEDLIKTDKAAMDCIDPTRRGQDMDNWIWIRDAEKNRLVVGTQARILYQDALGRLNIALRFNEMVRNGEIGPVMLGRDHHDVSGTDSPFRETANIKDGSNVMADMAVQCFAGNAARGMSLVALHNGGGVGIGKAVNGGFGMVCDGSERVDEILRSAMIWDVMGGVARRSWARNPNAMSTVQDFNRSFVDGYHITEPYLVDEEIIKNITNYKQ from the coding sequence GTGAAAATAACCTTATCCAGCGAATTGCCTCATTATCCTACCTTTAAAGAGGGTATTCGCCGTGCGCCCGACCGCGGCTTCCGACTGACACCTGCCCAGGCCGAAATCGCCTTAAAAAACGTTTTACGCTATATTCCGTGTGAATTGCATAAGAAGCTGGCTCCTGAATTTTTAGAAGAGCTATGGACCAGGGGGAGAATTTATGGCTACCGTTATCGTCCCGAAGGTGATCTGAAAGCAAAGCCGATAGATGATTATAAAGGAAATTGCGTGGAAGGAAAAGCTTTCCAGGTGATGATTGACAACAACCTCTGTTTTGATATAGCCTTGTATCCATACGAACTGGTAACCTATGGCGAAACAGGTCAGGTCTGTCAGAACTGGATGCAGTACCGGTTGATAAAAATGTACCTGGAACAGTTGACACAAGAGCAAACGCTTGTGGTGGAAAGCGGACATCCGCTCGGATTGTTTAAATCCAAACCCGATGCACCGCGTGTGATTATAACCAATTCAATGATGATTGGTCAATTCGATAATCTCCCAGATTGGGAGATTGCCGCACAGATGGGCGTTGCCAACTACGGACAAATGACGGCCGGGGGTTGGATGTATATCGGTCCTCAGGGAATTGTTCACGGAACATTCAACACATTGCTCAATGCCGGAAGGTTAAAGCTTGGCATACCGCAAGACGGAGATTTACGGGGACACCTGTTTGTATCGTCGGGATTGGGTGGAATGAGCGGTGCGCAACCTAAAGCTGCCGATATTGCCGGCGCGGTATCCATCGTGGCAGAGGTGGATTATTCGCGGATAGAAACCCGTCATTCGCAGGGGTGGGTACACAAAATAACCGGAGACAAGCAACAGGCTTTCGCCTGGGCTCGTGAGTCGATGGCACACAAAAAACCACTTTCTATTGCATATCACGGAAACATTGTCGATTTGCTTGAATTTGCAGAGGCAAAAAATATCCATATCGATCTGTTGAGTGACCAGACCTCCTGCCACGAACCCTACACGGGCGGATATTGCCCTGCGGGAATCCCGTTCGATGAGCGTACCCGGTTGCTGGAAGAAGACCGAACCCGGTTTCATGAATTGGTGGATGCATCCTTGCGTCGTCATTTCAATGTCGTCAGAAAACTGGTTGCCAACGGCACTTACTTCTTTGATTATGGAAACTCGTTTATGAAAGCGGTTTACGATGCCGGCGTGATTGAGATTTCGAAAAACGGCGTCGACGATAAAGAGGGGTTTATTTTCCCTTCGTACGTGGAAGATATCATGGGACCCGAGTTGTTCGATTACGGTTATGGCCCTTTCCGTTGGGTGTGCCTGAGCGGAAAACACGAAGATCTGATCAAAACGGATAAAGCTGCCATGGATTGTATTGATCCTACACGCCGCGGACAAGATATGGATAACTGGATTTGGATTCGCGACGCGGAAAAGAATCGACTTGTTGTAGGTACTCAAGCCCGTATTTTGTATCAGGATGCGCTTGGACGCTTGAATATTGCATTAAGGTTCAACGAGATGGTGCGAAACGGAGAGATCGGCCCCGTGATGCTCGGGCGTGACCACCATGATGTGAGCGGCACCGATTCCCCATTCCGCGAGACTGCAAACATCAAGGACGGCAGTAACGTGATGGCGGATATGGCCGTACAATGCTTCGCCGGGAATGCTGCGCGGGGGATGAGCCTGGTGGCACTGCACAACGGAGGTGGCGTAGGTATAGGAAAAGCCGTTAACGGTGGATTCGGAATGGTGTGTGACGGCAGTGAACGCGTGGACGAAATCCTCCGCTCGGCAATGATTTGGGACGTTATGGGAGGTGTTGCCCGCCGTTCATGGGCAAGAAATCCAAATGCCATGAGTACCGTTCAGGATTTTAACCGGTCGTTTGTCGACGGTTATCACATTACCGAACCCTACCTGGTGGATGAGGAAATAATAAAGAATATCACAAATTACAAACAATAA
- the ftcD gene encoding glutamate formimidoyltransferase: MNKIMECVPNFSEGCDKEKIEKIVECFRAKENVKLLDYSRDEDHNRLVVTVLGEPEELKNAVIQAVGKAVELIDMNQHRGQHPRMGAVDVVPFIPIKNVTSEDAVALSKEVAQAVAERYNLPVFLYEKSASAPHRENLANIRKGEFEGMAEKIKKEEWKPDFGPAERHSTAGAVAVGARMPLVAYNVNLGTGNLEIAQAIAKKVRFIGGGLRFCRGMGVALEERGITQVSMNLTDYTKTAIYRAHELVRIEANRYGVPIIGAEIVGLVPLEALVDTAAYYLGLENFSLSQVLETKLME; the protein is encoded by the coding sequence ATGAACAAAATCATGGAATGCGTGCCTAATTTCAGCGAAGGGTGCGACAAAGAGAAAATTGAAAAGATCGTGGAATGCTTCCGCGCTAAAGAGAATGTAAAACTGTTGGATTATAGCAGGGATGAAGACCATAACCGGCTTGTTGTGACCGTTCTAGGCGAACCCGAAGAGTTGAAAAATGCCGTTATCCAAGCCGTAGGTAAAGCGGTAGAACTTATCGACATGAACCAGCACAGGGGACAACACCCCCGAATGGGCGCCGTTGACGTAGTCCCTTTTATTCCCATCAAGAACGTAACATCGGAGGATGCCGTAGCACTTTCAAAAGAGGTCGCACAAGCGGTTGCAGAGCGCTATAACCTGCCTGTTTTCCTGTATGAAAAATCGGCTTCGGCGCCCCATCGTGAAAACTTAGCGAACATCCGGAAAGGTGAGTTTGAAGGAATGGCGGAAAAAATAAAAAAAGAGGAGTGGAAACCCGATTTCGGACCCGCGGAACGTCATTCCACGGCCGGAGCTGTTGCTGTGGGGGCACGTATGCCTTTGGTGGCCTACAACGTGAACTTAGGAACCGGCAACCTTGAAATTGCTCAGGCAATCGCCAAAAAAGTGCGTTTTATCGGAGGTGGATTGCGTTTCTGTAGAGGAATGGGCGTGGCGCTGGAGGAACGAGGCATAACCCAGGTTTCCATGAACCTGACCGATTATACCAAAACGGCCATTTACAGGGCCCACGAACTGGTTCGTATAGAAGCTAACCGTTACGGTGTGCCTATTATTGGAGCTGAAATCGTAGGTCTGGTACCCCTGGAAGCATTGGTAGATACTGCCGCATATTATCTTGGTCTTGAGAATTTTTCACTAAGCCAGGTACTCGAAACAAAACTGATGGAATAA
- a CDS encoding nicotinamide mononucleotide transporter — MDWIEPVAAAFGVLSVWFARKENILVFPFGIINVAIYIYICFAARLYANAGINVVYLASNVYGWYLWSRIDGDSRKLQIKHNTSRENMISWTAVVVIYVALFFLLRYVNRTDTGYIQSYLPYIDSFNTAFFLVATLLMAFKKLENWQFWIIGNIVSIPIYASQGLYFTSAQYAVFLVLAILGWKEWKRKIKGK, encoded by the coding sequence ATGGACTGGATAGAACCTGTTGCCGCAGCTTTTGGCGTTTTGAGCGTTTGGTTTGCCCGGAAGGAAAATATTCTAGTCTTTCCTTTCGGAATCATAAACGTAGCAATTTATATCTACATCTGTTTTGCCGCCCGATTGTATGCGAACGCCGGAATTAACGTGGTTTACCTGGCTTCGAATGTTTACGGATGGTATTTATGGTCCCGTATCGACGGAGACAGCCGTAAATTACAGATCAAACACAATACTTCCAGGGAGAACATGATTTCCTGGACCGCAGTGGTAGTGATTTATGTAGCCCTTTTTTTTCTTTTGAGGTATGTGAACCGGACCGATACCGGTTACATTCAATCGTATCTGCCCTATATCGATTCCTTTAATACAGCATTTTTTTTGGTAGCTACCCTTTTAATGGCATTTAAAAAGCTGGAAAACTGGCAGTTCTGGATTATAGGTAATATTGTGTCAATCCCCATCTACGCGTCACAGGGATTGTATTTTACGAGCGCTCAATACGCTGTTTTTTTGGTTTTGGCGATACTGGGCTGGAAGGAATGGAAAAGGAAAATAAAGGGTAAATAA
- a CDS encoding imidazolonepropionase — MNNLVVKNASQVVTCSGFTGKRGRDMSDLHVIENGTVVITDGVISHVLKEGESLSVNLSDYEVICAEGKALLPGFVDPHTHFVFGGYREEEFAWRMRGDSYMDIMNRGGGIVNTTRATRAASEDELFIAGKQRLDAMMQLGITTVEGKSGYGLDRETELKQLRVMRRLNDEHPLDVVSTFMGAHATPEEWKGREDEFIDFNINEMFPLVAQEKLAECADIFCEKNVFTVEQSRRYLTAAREFGFKLKIHADEIVPFGGAELAAELGCLSADHLLKASDKGIRAMAKAGVVSTLLPLTAFSLRENFARARTMIDNNCMVSLATDFNPGSSFSASVPLLFALACIYMKMSPEEAVTAFTINSAAAVGRADKIGSIDVGKQADLVLLQFPSYKFLPYHVGMNIVEKVIKRGQVLVNR, encoded by the coding sequence ATGAACAACCTTGTTGTAAAAAATGCTTCGCAAGTAGTTACCTGTAGCGGATTCACAGGGAAAAGAGGTAGGGATATGTCGGACCTGCATGTGATTGAGAATGGAACAGTCGTTATTACTGACGGTGTCATCTCTCACGTGCTGAAAGAGGGTGAAAGTCTTTCCGTAAACCTGTCGGATTACGAAGTGATTTGTGCGGAGGGTAAAGCCTTGCTTCCCGGATTTGTAGATCCTCACACGCATTTTGTGTTTGGCGGCTACCGGGAAGAGGAATTTGCGTGGCGGATGCGCGGGGACAGTTATATGGATATCATGAACCGCGGCGGCGGTATTGTAAATACTACACGCGCTACGCGCGCCGCTTCGGAAGATGAACTTTTTATTGCCGGGAAACAACGGCTTGACGCCATGATGCAGCTCGGTATCACTACCGTCGAAGGTAAAAGCGGTTATGGGCTCGATAGGGAAACCGAACTGAAACAGCTTCGTGTCATGCGGCGCCTCAACGACGAACATCCCCTGGATGTCGTTTCCACGTTCATGGGCGCGCACGCTACTCCTGAGGAGTGGAAAGGTAGGGAGGATGAGTTTATCGATTTCAACATAAACGAAATGTTCCCTTTGGTAGCACAGGAAAAACTGGCGGAATGCGCTGATATTTTCTGTGAAAAAAATGTATTTACTGTAGAACAATCGCGCCGCTACCTGACTGCAGCACGAGAATTCGGCTTCAAGCTGAAAATTCACGCCGATGAAATTGTACCGTTCGGAGGAGCCGAGCTTGCTGCTGAACTTGGTTGCCTGTCTGCCGACCATTTGCTGAAAGCATCGGACAAAGGCATTCGTGCAATGGCAAAGGCAGGAGTGGTTTCCACACTGCTGCCGCTTACGGCTTTCTCTCTACGCGAAAATTTTGCCCGTGCCCGGACAATGATTGACAATAACTGTATGGTTTCCTTGGCAACCGATTTTAATCCGGGCAGTTCGTTCAGCGCATCTGTGCCCTTGCTGTTTGCGTTGGCGTGTATTTACATGAAAATGTCGCCCGAAGAAGCAGTCACCGCTTTCACTATTAACAGTGCGGCTGCTGTCGGCAGAGCCGACAAAATCGGCAGCATCGATGTGGGGAAACAAGCTGACCTGGTGCTGTTGCAATTTCCGTCGTACAAATTCTTGCCCTATCACGTGGGTATGAACATCGTAGAAAAAGTTATCAAACGTGGACAGGTTCTTGTTAATCGTTAA
- a CDS encoding cyclodeaminase/cyclohydrolase family protein: protein MKLQDLTVKQFLEKTAGNEPVPGGGSVSALNGAISSSLVQMLANLTIGRKNYTDVEERMKKNAGRFEEFRMHFLNDIDRDSEAYNLVFEAFKLPKETDEEKAYRNQNIQEATKIAALVPMEIAERAFGMLDLIVETTRKGNKNAITDGCVAMMTCRTAVLGALLNVRINLGGLKDAGFVQKLTDACNRIEKETEVKEKELTDWVKTQL from the coding sequence ATGAAACTACAGGATTTAACTGTAAAACAATTCTTGGAAAAAACCGCCGGGAATGAGCCTGTACCCGGTGGCGGAAGTGTATCGGCATTAAACGGAGCCATATCATCGTCATTGGTACAAATGCTGGCAAACCTGACTATTGGCAGGAAAAATTACACGGATGTGGAAGAACGGATGAAAAAAAATGCCGGAAGATTTGAAGAATTCAGGATGCATTTTCTGAACGATATCGATCGTGATAGTGAAGCTTATAACCTGGTTTTCGAAGCATTTAAGCTTCCGAAAGAAACAGATGAGGAAAAAGCATATCGTAACCAAAATATTCAGGAGGCGACCAAGATTGCCGCACTCGTTCCGATGGAAATTGCTGAGCGTGCTTTCGGAATGCTTGACCTCATTGTTGAAACTACCCGCAAGGGTAACAAAAATGCCATTACCGACGGCTGTGTGGCAATGATGACCTGCCGGACTGCCGTCTTGGGTGCGCTGCTGAACGTGCGCATCAACCTGGGAGGATTAAAGGATGCTGGATTCGTGCAAAAGCTGACAGACGCTTGCAATCGCATAGAAAAAGAAACAGAGGTAAAAGAAAAAGAGTTGACGGATTGGGTAAAAACACAACTATAA
- the hutH gene encoding histidine ammonia-lyase, whose translation MKNIYYIGKDELTFDDLERIINENIKLELSQEAKERIQKCRDYLDRKMQNQQEPIYGISTGFGSLCNRTISNNDLHMLQENLVKSHACSVGEEVKPVIVKLMFLLKAHALSLGYSGVQVATVQRMLDLFNNDILPVVYDKGSLGASGDLAPLANLFLPLIGVGDVYYKGQKRDIGSVLDEFGWEPLTLKSKEGLALLNGTQFMSAHGVFAVMKAQRLSKRADLIAAISLDAYDGHLEPFDEKLHLIRPHLGQLETSQNITRFLEGSELISREKKHIQDPYSFRCIPQVHGATKDAIAYVKSVLFTEINSVTDNPTIFPDDDQIISGGNFHGQPLAITFDFLALALAELGNISERRVAQLILGNRSLPEFLVANPGLNSGFMIPQYVSASIVSQNKMYCYAASSDSIVSSNGQEDHVSMGATSAIKLLKVMDNLDLILSIELMNAVQAMEFRRPLKSSPVIEKTIKEYRKEVPFVEEDIVMYKEIHKTVAFLNRLHVDAL comes from the coding sequence GTGAAAAATATCTATTATATCGGAAAAGATGAACTCACGTTCGACGACCTTGAACGGATCATCAATGAAAACATCAAACTCGAATTATCGCAGGAAGCCAAAGAACGTATTCAAAAATGCCGTGATTATCTCGATCGGAAAATGCAAAATCAGCAGGAACCTATTTACGGAATCTCCACCGGTTTTGGGTCCCTATGCAACCGCACCATTTCGAACAACGATTTGCATATGTTGCAGGAGAATCTGGTGAAATCACACGCGTGCAGTGTTGGGGAAGAAGTTAAGCCGGTGATTGTAAAACTGATGTTTCTGCTCAAAGCACACGCACTTTCACTGGGTTATAGCGGTGTGCAGGTAGCAACCGTTCAACGGATGCTCGATCTGTTCAACAACGATATCCTGCCTGTGGTCTACGATAAAGGCTCCCTGGGGGCATCAGGCGACCTGGCACCGTTAGCCAACCTGTTTCTGCCTTTGATAGGTGTGGGAGATGTATATTACAAAGGGCAGAAACGCGATATCGGTAGTGTGCTCGACGAATTTGGCTGGGAACCCCTTACTTTGAAAAGCAAGGAAGGGCTGGCATTACTGAACGGTACCCAGTTTATGTCGGCACACGGAGTGTTTGCGGTTATGAAAGCACAACGCTTGTCGAAACGTGCCGACCTGATCGCGGCTATTTCGCTCGATGCCTACGACGGACACCTGGAGCCTTTTGACGAGAAGTTACACCTTATCCGTCCACACCTGGGACAATTGGAAACGTCACAGAATATTACCCGGTTTCTGGAGGGTAGTGAATTGATATCCCGGGAAAAGAAGCATATACAGGATCCCTACTCGTTTCGTTGTATTCCGCAAGTTCACGGTGCCACCAAAGATGCTATCGCATACGTGAAATCGGTATTGTTTACGGAAATCAATTCCGTGACCGATAATCCTACCATCTTTCCCGATGATGATCAAATCATATCGGGCGGAAATTTTCACGGTCAGCCACTCGCCATTACTTTTGATTTCTTGGCACTCGCCCTCGCCGAACTCGGTAATATTTCAGAACGCCGGGTAGCACAACTGATCCTCGGGAACCGCAGTCTGCCCGAATTTTTAGTGGCTAATCCGGGATTGAATTCCGGATTTATGATTCCCCAATACGTGTCGGCTTCCATCGTAAGTCAGAACAAGATGTATTGCTATGCGGCCTCGAGTGATTCCATTGTATCGTCAAACGGACAGGAGGACCACGTGAGTATGGGGGCTACATCGGCTATAAAATTGCTGAAAGTAATGGATAACCTTGATCTGATTTTATCGATAGAACTGATGAATGCTGTGCAAGCGATGGAGTTTCGTCGTCCGCTTAAATCGTCGCCTGTTATTGAAAAAACCATCAAAGAATACCGGAAAGAGGTACCCTTTGTAGAGGAAGACATTGTCATGTATAAGGAGATTCACAAAACCGTTGCGTTTTTAAACCGGTTACACGTGGATGCGCTGTAA
- a CDS encoding MFS transporter has protein sequence MVEKIHSTLRDSSVARWTALILLASTMFVAYMFIDVLAPLSTMLETSLKWTPDTFGAVAGSEYFLNVFAFFLIFAGIILDRIGVRKAALVSGSLMVIGASIKLYGISDYFNAGGFGYDFFNSFWTGFPASAKVASVGFAIFGCGVEMAGVTVSKGIVKWFAGKELALAMGLEMAIARLGVFAVFRLSPYLAEKGGISLSVGVGTLLLLIGLLTFSVYFFFDKKLDSQTDALRTGNESSSEEEFRISDLKAIFTSKTFMVVAGLCVLFYSAIFPFQKFATGMLESRLGMTTSEASGLFSYFPIGAMILTPLLGWFIDNKGKAATMLMLGSLLVIVCHLIFALTPEENFTFAVALGAIIVLGVSFSLVPASLWPSVPKLVENKVLGSAYSIIFWIQNIGLMLTPVLIGWALKRSNPGIAEQIASGEAVKYNYTVPMLIFAGFGVAALLLAFYLKALDKKKGFGLELPNIVKKDLDATSNPG, from the coding sequence ATGGTAGAGAAAATTCACAGTACGCTTCGTGATTCTTCCGTGGCAAGATGGACCGCATTAATACTGCTGGCTTCCACAATGTTTGTGGCTTATATGTTTATCGATGTTTTGGCACCCCTGAGTACCATGCTCGAAACTTCGCTGAAATGGACGCCCGACACTTTTGGTGCGGTCGCCGGTTCGGAATACTTCCTGAATGTATTTGCTTTCTTCCTGATATTTGCCGGAATTATTTTAGACCGGATTGGTGTAAGGAAAGCTGCACTTGTCTCCGGTTCCCTGATGGTAATCGGAGCGTCCATAAAGCTGTATGGCATCAGCGATTATTTTAATGCCGGAGGCTTCGGATACGATTTCTTCAACTCTTTCTGGACCGGGTTTCCTGCATCGGCAAAAGTGGCTTCGGTTGGTTTTGCTATTTTTGGTTGTGGGGTTGAGATGGCGGGAGTTACCGTTTCCAAAGGGATCGTGAAATGGTTTGCCGGAAAAGAATTGGCACTGGCCATGGGCCTGGAGATGGCTATTGCGCGGCTGGGTGTTTTTGCCGTATTCCGTTTGTCGCCGTACCTGGCTGAAAAGGGGGGCATTTCGCTTTCGGTAGGTGTGGGGACTTTGTTGCTCCTGATCGGATTGTTGACTTTCAGTGTGTACTTCTTCTTCGATAAAAAGCTCGATTCGCAAACCGATGCTCTCAGAACCGGTAATGAATCTTCCTCGGAAGAGGAGTTCAGGATCAGCGATTTAAAAGCTATATTTACGTCAAAAACCTTTATGGTTGTAGCCGGGCTATGCGTTCTGTTTTATTCAGCGATTTTCCCGTTTCAGAAGTTTGCTACCGGGATGCTCGAAAGCCGTTTGGGAATGACTACCTCCGAAGCGAGCGGCTTGTTTTCCTATTTTCCTATTGGAGCCATGATTTTAACACCCTTGCTGGGATGGTTTATTGATAACAAGGGGAAGGCGGCTACCATGCTGATGTTGGGGTCCCTGCTAGTGATTGTTTGCCATTTGATTTTTGCGCTTACACCGGAGGAAAACTTTACGTTTGCCGTGGCGTTAGGAGCTATCATTGTACTGGGTGTTTCGTTCTCCCTGGTTCCTGCATCGCTGTGGCCTTCAGTTCCTAAGTTGGTGGAAAACAAGGTTTTGGGATCTGCTTATTCCATCATATTCTGGATTCAGAACATTGGATTAATGCTGACTCCGGTTTTGATAGGATGGGCATTAAAAAGAAGTAACCCGGGTATTGCCGAACAGATTGCATCCGGTGAAGCTGTAAAATATAATTATACTGTTCCGATGCTTATCTTTGCCGGATTTGGAGTTGCAGCACTTTTACTGGCTTTCTACCTGAAAGCACTGGACAAGAAAAAAGGCTTTGGGCTGGAACTTCCAAACATTGTAAAGAAAGATCTCGATGCGACAAGCAATCCGGGCTGA